From Girardinichthys multiradiatus isolate DD_20200921_A chromosome 3, DD_fGirMul_XY1, whole genome shotgun sequence, the proteins below share one genomic window:
- the rab42b gene encoding ras-related protein Rab-42b has protein sequence MDLTLWQYQFRIIMLGDSTVGKSSLLKRYTEDLFLESINQTVGVDFYVHFLEVEPGVRVKLQFWDTAGQERFRSVTRSYYRNSVGGLLVFDITNRPSFDHIKKWHTEVCEQVQPQKVLFALVGQKIDRDAHKERAVSHEEAQKLAGQLGMPYVEASAKTGQNVKESFELLTRRVYQGLLSGEIELQEGWDGVKCVAPQALQLQRKSVSKPSSPTKKKNQCCG, from the exons ATGGACTTGACTTTGTGGCAGTACCAGTTCAGGATTATCATGCTGGGGGACTCCACCGTGGGCAAATCATCCCTGCTGAAGCGCTACACCGAGGACTTGTTCCTGGAGTCCATCAACCAGACAGTGGGTGTTGATTTTTATGTTCACTTCCTGGAGGTGGAGCCAGGAGTCCGGGTCAAACTGCAGTTCTGGGACACAGCTGGGCAGGAGAGGTTCAG ATCAGTGACCCGTTCCTATTATCGCAACTCAGTCGGTGGCCTCCTGGTGTTTGACATAACCAACCGGCCATCGTTTGACCATATAAAGAAGTGGCACACTGAGGTGTGTGAGCAAGTTCAGCCACAGAAGGTTCTGTTTGCCTTGGTGGGTCAGAAGATTGATCGGGACGCTCACAAAGAGAGAGCAGTGAGCCATGAAGAGGCCCAGAAACTGGCCGGACAGCTGGGGATGCCCTACGTCGAGGCCTCTGCGAAGACGGGACAAAACGTGAAGGAGTCATTCGAGCTCCTCACTCGTCGGGTCTACCAGGGTCTGTTGAGCGGGGAAATAGAACTACAGGAGGGGTGGGATGGTGTCAAGTGTGTTGCCCCACAAGCACTGCAGTTACAAAGAAAAAGTGTGTCTAAACCCAGCTCACCGACCAAGAAGAAGAACCAGTGCTGCGGGTAA
- the taf12 gene encoding transcription initiation factor TFIID subunit 12: protein MANSNPTIIKGLPSGPAGRSSPEGSQVLSKKKLQDLVREIDPNEQLDEDVEEMLLQIADDFIESVVTAACQLTRHRKSNTLEVKDVQLHLERQWNMWIPGYGSDEIRPFKKACTTEAHKQRMALIRKTTKK from the exons ATGGCTAACAGCAACCCAACAATAATTAAGGGTTTGCCTTCAGGTCCTGCAGGCAGGAGCAGTCCAGAGGGATCTCAG GTTCTCAGTAAGAAGAAGCTACAAGACCTAGTGAGAGAGATTGACCCAAACGAACAGCTGGATGAAGATGTTGAGGAG ATGCTGCTTCAGATTGCAGATGACTTCATAGAAAGTGTGGTGACAGCAGCTTGTCAGCTGACACGTCATCGCAAATCCAATACGTTGGAGGTTAAGGATGTTCAGTTACATCTAG AGCGTCAATGGAACATGTGGATCCCGGGTTATGGGTCAGATGAAATCAGACCTTTCAAGAAAGCTTGTACCACAGAGGCTCACAAACAG agaATGGCACTGATTCGCAAGACAACCAAAAAGTAG